The sequence below is a genomic window from Brevibacillus agri.
GCGGAGCTATTGCCAGCAAAATAGGCGGCAGCTTCGTCTCGGCTGCTTCTGCGGCGGTCGCCGCGACTTCCTCGTTTGCCGAGCCGGCTGCTTTCGGGTCGTACGTATATCCGAAGCCTTCGCCGCTTTTCACCGCTTTCGCAACGGCGCGGCTCAAGTAAAGCCCGCCAGACACCATCAGCAACAGCGCCATCGCGACGCCGATCCAGCCGCCCGCCCCAGGCGTCGTCCCGAAAAACTGGGTCGGAATCAAGTTTTGAATTTCCGGCGAGCCGGGGGACGTCATCGTGAACGTAATCGAGCCGAAGACGAGCGCGGCGGGAATGAACCGATGCGGAAGGTCGGCTTCCTTGAACAAGGCTACCGCAATCGGATAGACAGAAAAGGCGACGATAAATACGCTGACGCCCCCATACGTCATGATCGCGCACGCCGCCACGACAGCGAAAACGGCCCGACCCGCTCCGAGCTTTCGCCGTACCCAGTCGGCGATCGCTTTCGCTGCCTGCGTGTCCTCCATCACTTTTCCGAAAACAGCGCCGAGCAGAAACGTCAAAAACCACGATTTAAAAAAGCCCGTGAACCCGTCCATGTAATGGGTCGACATCGCTTCTTCCAGTCCCAGCCCGCCGCTTGCCGCCACCACTGCAGCGCACACGATGGCCGCGACGATGATGTTGATGCCGCGCATCGTCAAAAAGATGAGCAGACCTAATCCAATTATCAAGCCGAAAAAG
It includes:
- a CDS encoding GntP family permease; protein product: MLLSFFGLIIGLGLLIFLTMRGINIIVAAIVCAAVVAASGGLGLEEAMSTHYMDGFTGFFKSWFLTFLLGAVFGKVMEDTQAAKAIADWVRRKLGAGRAVFAVVAACAIMTYGGVSVFIVAFSVYPIAVALFKEADLPHRFIPAALVFGSITFTMTSPGSPEIQNLIPTQFFGTTPGAGGWIGVAMALLLMVSGGLYLSRAVAKAVKSGEGFGYTYDPKAAGSANEEVAATAAEAAETKLPPILLAIAPLVLVVTALNLLSSYISTTSAVLIALLIGIFAGLVLMNKYARHYWAMFAKGTENALIATANTCAVVGFGAVAAKVPAFSAIVDTLVGLEGLEYVSLGLSVTLIAAITGSASGGLGIALPILAPIYMSQGLDPGAMHRISALASGALDSLPHNGYIVTTVRAVCHETHQRAYRPIFVLSVVIPFAVLCLAIVLYMMFT